A window from Ardenticatenales bacterium encodes these proteins:
- a CDS encoding site-specific DNA-methyltransferase has protein sequence MHTRYEGSLRHTKTRLAYTYCPACDKTTKDYGGKKHTYNSYGTLISDVWRDIPCDLEGNLEPVVIRFADLFGLEPYQDMVILDCRDWFTQASVPELRDAERKSGYAQGFLAPEPELAEIAAQSELVVGDCLEHLRLLPANSVDFAFIDPPYNLGKNYNDYADDLSIKEYFAWCDAWITETARILQPGRTLALLNIPLWAIRHFLHMETVLTFQSWIAWDALSFPVRRIMPAHYAILCFSKGQSRPLPGLTGLANSPEPYHTPKTFDALQPLADGFCLRAKCVKERAVRGIDDRMELTDLWSDIHRLKHNSRRVDHPCQLPPGLMYRLISLFTQPGETVLDCFNGAGTTTLTAHQLHRRYIGIELSRKYHALAAARHEEIVSGLDPFRKAKRKLTEKNSHVERMPKRKYEVPKKRLQLEVRRVAQDLGHLPSRDEMIQFGAYPIRYYDEYFVSWGEVCAAARHDGMTETREANNNGNGAKQLSFFDLGSEDARRRK, from the coding sequence GTGCATACACGCTATGAAGGTTCTCTGCGACACACGAAAACGCGACTGGCATACACGTATTGCCCGGCCTGCGACAAAACAACAAAGGATTACGGCGGCAAAAAACACACCTACAATTCCTATGGCACGTTGATTTCCGATGTCTGGCGGGACATACCCTGTGATCTGGAAGGCAACCTGGAGCCTGTGGTCATCCGTTTTGCCGATCTGTTTGGTCTGGAACCGTATCAGGACATGGTTATCCTTGATTGCCGCGACTGGTTCACGCAGGCATCCGTGCCGGAATTAAGGGATGCGGAACGAAAATCAGGCTATGCTCAGGGCTTTCTTGCGCCGGAGCCGGAACTGGCGGAAATTGCTGCCCAAAGCGAATTGGTGGTTGGCGATTGCCTGGAACATTTGCGCCTTTTGCCGGCAAACTCGGTGGATTTCGCCTTTATCGATCCTCCCTATAACCTGGGCAAAAATTACAACGATTACGCGGATGACCTGTCGATTAAGGAGTACTTTGCCTGGTGTGATGCCTGGATAACGGAGACCGCCCGGATTTTGCAACCAGGGCGTACACTGGCACTGTTGAATATCCCGCTGTGGGCGATTCGTCATTTTTTGCACATGGAGACGGTTTTAACGTTTCAATCCTGGATCGCCTGGGATGCGTTATCATTTCCGGTGCGGCGGATAATGCCGGCACACTACGCCATCCTCTGCTTTAGTAAAGGTCAATCCAGGCCCCTCCCCGGACTAACCGGCCTCGCCAATTCCCCGGAACCGTATCATACCCCCAAGACCTTTGACGCCCTACAGCCATTGGCCGATGGCTTCTGCCTGCGCGCCAAATGCGTCAAAGAGCGCGCGGTGCGAGGTATTGACGACAGGATGGAACTCACGGACCTGTGGTCAGACATTCATCGCCTCAAGCATAACAGCCGTCGCGTAGACCACCCCTGTCAACTTCCCCCAGGCCTGATGTATCGACTCATTTCACTTTTCACCCAACCGGGGGAAACCGTTCTGGATTGCTTTAATGGCGCGGGCACAACGACGCTCACCGCCCACCAACTACATCGTCGCTATATAGGCATTGAACTCTCGCGGAAGTATCACGCCCTGGCTGCCGCAAGACACGAAGAAATAGTCTCGGGTCTGGACCCGTTTCGCAAGGCAAAGCGGAAACTGACGGAGAAAAACAGCCATGTTGAACGGATGCCAAAGCGAAAATATGAGGTGCCTAAGAAGCGGTTGCAGTTGGAAGTAAGACGTGTTGCCCAAGACCTGGGGCATTTGCCCTCCCGCGACGAGATGATCCAGTTTGGCGCGTATCCCATTCGCTATTACGATGAATATTTCGTTAGTTGGGGGGAAGTGTGCGCCGCGGCTCGCCATGACGGGATGACGGAAACACGGGAAGCAAACAACAACGGAAATGGCGCAAAGCAGTTGAGTTTCTTTGACCTGGGAAGCGAAGATGCGCGGCGGCGCAAATAA